CTCAAGAGGGCGATGGGTTTATTGTCCACAGATCCGGTAAAGAAGTCGCAAAAGTGCATTGGGCTGTAGACTCCGGAATAATGGGTCGTCATAACCAATTAAATGCTCTTGCAGCAATTGCATCGGCAAGCCACGTTGGTATTCCCCCGGCAGATTCTGCTCGCGCCCTGGCAGAATTTAAGAATGTCAAACGACGCCTCGAGACCGTCGGTGTTGTAAATGACATCACTATCTATGACGATTTTGCGCATCATCCAACTGCCATTACGACAACTGTGGATGGTTTACGTCGTCGCGTTGGTAAGAGCCGCATCTTGGCTGTCTTGGAACCTCGCTCTAATACGATGAAGCTTGGGGTGATGAAGGCTCAGTTACCTGGCAGCTTGGAGCAGGTGGATAAAGTTTTTGCCTATGGTGCCAATACTGGTAAGGAGTCTCTAGGTTGGGACTTGGCAGAGGTCTTATCTCCGCTCAATATGAAAGAGCAGGGCAAAGCATTTGCTTTTGATGACCTTGATGTTTTAGTAGGTGTGCTTGCAAAAGAAGTAAGGCCTGGGGATCATGTCTTGGTGATGAGTAATGGCGGATTTGGTGGCGTGCATCAAAAACTATTAAAAGCTATTGCAGGCCAATAGAAAAAGAAAGTAAAAAATGGGTGACAGATTAAAAGACAAAGTAGCAATTATCACGGGTGGCGCTAAAGGGATTGGCTTCGCTACTGCTCAGCGCTTTGCGGGAGAAGGCGCAATCACAATCGTTGCGGATATGAATTTAGAGTCTGTAAAAGGCGCTGCCGCACAAATTCCGAAGGCAGAAGCTTATGCCATGAACGTGACTGATCGTGCCAGTATTCAGGCGGTTGTGGATCAGGTGATGCAAAAACACGGCCGTATAGATATCTTGATTAATAACGCTGGTATTACACAAGATGCCCGTCTGGTGAAGATGACAGAGGCGCAATTTGACTCTGTAATTGATGTCAATTTGAAGGGTGTTTTCAATTGCACGCAGATAATTGTTCCGCAT
Above is a genomic segment from Polynucleobacter sp. MG-5-Ahmo-C2 containing:
- a CDS encoding beta-ketoacyl-ACP reductase, with translation MGDRLKDKVAIITGGAKGIGFATAQRFAGEGAITIVADMNLESVKGAAAQIPKAEAYAMNVTDRASIQAVVDQVMQKHGRIDILINNAGITQDARLVKMTEAQFDSVIDVNLKGVFNCTQIIVPHMLEAKSGAIVNASSVVGIYGNFGQTNYSATKFGVIGFTKTWARELGPKGIRVNAVCPGFIATEMVKAMPENILQDIERRSWLGRLGTPEEMANVYLFLASDEASYVNGVALEASGGISL